The segment aaaacaaaatagaaAGAAACGTACATTGTAGATAATTTATGATATAACTTCTAAGCATTGATGTTTAGTTCGAAGATCcacattcaatttttagactaatttatgatattttgtagatttttttttgcagtaaatTTCGAATTTCACCATTAAAgggaaatttcaaattcttttAGTTTTCTTATAGTCTGTTAGTTACACAATTCGCTTTGATGAATAAAGAATAACACTAAACCTTTATTGAACTGTATCGATTTTATTGATCATCTATCAttgattttaagaattaaagttGTTGGTGTATTTGAAGCGATTATTTCAACATTCTAACACTATAAACAGATTTAATGATGTTCTGCAGCTTCCTTTCGACGAATCTCTGCCCATTTTGCCACATTTTCGGGTGAGTTTGCTGTGTTATGAAAATGcaagacattttaaatttcagtcgaaaaattctttctaaATACTTACATAACTTgtgaattttatagaaaatgggAAAGCTGGCAACACAACCAAAGACCCAATACTTCCAAACCCATTGGTTTTGGAAATGAAACTTAAATGGGAATTGAGCGATTTTTGCCGAGAATGTGTACGGAAATTTCATTGGACGTCCAACTTCTTCAGCCATGTTTTAGAGTGTTATATTTAGTTGCTTCCAAATTAACACAACCTGCAATATccaataatcaataaaatttccaaaaaatcaaagaaaatctctttaaaaatactaattaaacgaaaattacATAAGAGTCAATGTCTCACCTCTTCGCTGACAAAAACAGTGTAACGATTGTAAACTAGGAACAAAtgactcccctgaacattttaatgaCGTTGTCAAATTCGAAAAGCGAAAAAacgtttcataaaattttcaatagaattTCTCGAAGAATTatcatgtttttattaatcgCATTTGCAaatttgactattttttttaacgaaattaaatatttttcacttataATTTTCGATTTGCTATTTggatctgaaaaaatattaatacctttactatattttatttttttatttttaacttttcaattttcaagcttaagaaccatccaaaagacatccaaaaaaTACGGcccataacttttgttcaatttcaagcttaagaatcatcaaatatgctttttaaatgaaaattacgtattttttacgtattttttatttgtcaatattcaagcttaagaaccatccaaaagagatccaaaggcatttttcataacttttgttactACCTTTACTACCGTTAATACCTttactatattttatttttttatttttaacttttcaattttcaagcttaagaaccatccaaaagacatccaaaaaaTACGGcccataacttttgttcaatttcaaccttaagaatcatcaaatatgttttttaaatgaaaattacgtattttttatgtattttttatttgtcaatattcaagcttaaaaacaatccaaaagacatccaaaggcatttttcataacttttgttcaatttcaagcttaagaatcatcaaatatgctttttaaatgaaaattacgtatttttatttgtcaatattcaagcttaagaaccatccaaaagagatccaaaggcatttttcataactattattcaattttcaagcttaagaaccatccaaaagacatccaaaaaaTACGGcccataacttttgttcaatttcaagcttaagaatcatcaaatatcctttttaaatgaaaattacgtattttttacgtattttatatttgtcaatatttaagcttaagaaccatccaaaagagaTCCAAAGGCACTTTTCATAactattattcaattttcaagcttaagaaccatccaaaagacatccaaaatATACGGcccataacttttgttcaatttcaagcttaagaatcatcaaatatgcttttttaatgtatgtatttttacgtattttatatttgtcaatatttaagcttaagaaccatccaaaagagatccaaaggcatttatcataacttttgttcaatttcaagcttaagaatcatcaaatatgctttttaaatgaaaattacgtattttttacgtattttttatttgtcaatattcaagcttaagaaccatccaaaagagatccaaaggcatttttcataacttttgttcaatttcaagcttaagaatcatcaaatatgctttttaaatgaaaattacgtattttttatttgtcaatattcaagcttaagaaccatttaaaagacatccaaatgcacttttcataacttttgttcaatttcaagcttaagaatcatcaaatatgctttcaaaatgaaaattacgtattttttacgtatttttttacgtattttttacgtattttttatttgtcaatattcaagcttaagaaccatcaaaaAGACTTCCAAATacattttccataacttttgttcaatttcaagcttaagaatcatcaaatatactttttaaatgaaaattacgtattttttacgtattttttatttgtcaatattcaagcttaagaaccatccaaaagagatccaaaggcatttttcataacttttgttcaatttcaagcttaagaatcatcaaatatgctttttaaatgaaaattacgtattttttacgtaatttttatttgtcaatattcaagcctaaaaacaatccaaaagacatccaaaggcattttttataacttttgttcaatttcaagcttaagaatcatcaaatatgctttttaaatgaaaattacgtattttttacgtattttttatttgtcaatattcaagcttaagaaccatttaaaagacatccaaatgcatttttcataacttttgttcaatttcaagcttaagaatcatcaaatatgctttttaaatgaaaattacgtattcaatattcaagcttaagaatcatcaaatatgctttttaaatgaaaattacgcttaagaaccatccaaaagacttCCAAAggcataactttttttatcgaaaattacgtattttttacgtaacttttttatttgtcaatattcaagcttaagaaccatccaaaagagatccaaaggcatttttcataacttttgttcaatttcaagcttaagaatcatcaaatatgctttttaaatgaaaattacgtattttttacgtattttttatttgtcaatattcaagcttaagaaccatccaaaagacatccaaaggcatttttcataacttttgttcaatttcaagcttaagaatcatcaaatatgctttttaaatgaaaattacgtattttttacgtattttttatttgtcaatattcaagcttaaaaacaatccaaaagacatccaaaggcatttttcataacttttgttcaatttcaagcttaagaatcatcaaatatgctttttaaatgaaaattacgtattttttacgtattttttatttgtcataacttttgttcaatttcaagcttaagaatcatcaaatatgctttttaaatgaaaattacgtatttttatttttcaatatttaagcttaagaaccatccaaaagagatccaaaggcatttatcataacttttgttcaatttcaagcttaagaatcatcaaatatcctttttaaatgaaaattacgtattttttacgtatttttttacgtattttttacgtattttttatttgtcaatattcaagcttaagaaccatccaaaaggcatttttcataacttttgttcaatttcaagcttaagaatcatcaaatatgctttcaaaatgaaaattacgtattttttgcgtattttttatttgtcaatattcaagcttaagaaccaaatattttttaaatgaaaattacgtattttttacgtagaCATCctaaaagacatccaaatgcatttttcataacttttgttcaatttcaagcttaagaatcatcaaatatgctttttttgtcaatattcaagcttaaaaacaatccaaaagacatccaaatacattttccataacttttgttcaatttcaagcttaagaatcatcaaatatactttttaaatgaaaattacgtattttttacgtattttttatttgtcaatattcatGCTTAAGAACCACCCAAAAGagatccaaaggcattttccataacttttgttcaatttcaagcttaaggaTCATCAAATATAACTTCAAGGTAAAAATAACGTttgttttacgtttttttgaaaaaaaatttatgaaaaacattgctcaggacaagttttatgggaaggcgtttaaggagataaatttttgtacttaaCAAACCTCATAGTTCTAcaaatatatacatatatatatatattttaatacaaaagacaaacaaaaatgcttcaacaatattttttatttatgtatttattattcttttttttttgtttaaaactaAAACACGTACATCGTGTTGATACGTTACAAATATTCCCTAATAACgataattttactttcattaattaatttataagcgTAAATCAGGTTTTAACATAtcatcaaagcaaattttaaaacaaaaaacaagtaGTTTCACTTTAGAAGTGTTCTTTCTAATAATTGTGTGAACGatcaattttcttattatttaatttatttaacaatttcaataatttttactgttcattaaaatattgaagtaAGATAAGCTACATTCAAAGAGTTTGAAAGATACAAAAATGACATACTTTAAAAGACATTTACTAttaggtaaatatatttaacacAATTATTATGGTGAACTTTGTTTCAAttatgtttacatttttactaACAAATAAGATTTCAAGTGTTTTccgaaaaaattctaacaagtttaattcaaataatctACATTTCATTAACACTCAGCTTTcctcttttgaatttttttctttagtatAATAACTAGTTTCACATTGACTACTATTTATATTAAGCATCTCTAGTTCGTCTCTGTTATTCGCATCGTCGTGTCCATTTAATAACACTTGTGCATCATTCTGTGACGAATTCAAACCCTTAACAGGAGACTTTATGCCATTGGCATTATTACCTATACCCAATTCGATTCCGCTATCTTGTCTTGCACGAACCATTCCCGGCAAAGCTTGTTCCAATCCAAGTACGGAAGATATCGATGGTGATTTTGGTTCTGGACTAGATTTGCTCTCGCTACTCGGATGATCAACCATAACATCGTCGAGTTCTTCGTATTGTTCGAAAAAGCTATTCAAAATGCTACTTTGTTCGAGCGTTGTTGCATCAACATCAGTGTTTTCAACAACAGACAACTCTGCAAACGACATAGGCGACGATTTATCGTCGATGTTTGGTAATATCTCGGATGTAAGACTTGAAATTGGAGGCCAATTCGGATTACGTCGTAAATCGTTTTCAATAGcaaggaattttttatgtgactTGTGAATGTTGTGAAATTTGTATCGTAATTTATTGGATAGGAAATACTCAATTATAAGCATTTCAATGATTAAGGCAATGATAAAGCTGACAATTCCGTATCCGATCAATGTGAGGCGAAAATTCATGTCTGGAGGAACAACGAGACCCATATGTTCAGCTAGCCAATCTGACGGAAAAAGGGCAATGTAAACTGTAATTGTAGTATTTACGAGAATGGAAATGAGAAAACCATAGTTAGATATGACAGATTTTCTGTACGGCGCTCCTTTACTGAAAACGAATGCTAAAATGATGTATTGAAAACAGgatatgacaaaaattgtataattcTCGTGACAACCAAGttgatttttctcttctttatcTTCCGTAAATACGAAGGGCTCGAACCATGGTTGAGCTTTAACATGATACCATCCGATAATTTGAAAGCTAATTGCTACTATCAAGTGCAAAGCTAATGATGCGATGGGGCTCATAGCAATAAGAGAATTAAGTGGCGCCTGTTTAGTTAAAGGACCATCATACGATTCTGTTTTGCCAAAGAAAAAGGCGAAAATAGATATCATGAATAAATCAATGTACAAGTATTCCCAATCTGTCAAATTCGAGTCGATCgaatataaaatgataacGGATGCAAACTGAACCAAGCTATATGCTGCCATGTATTTGAAAATGCCAAATGACGTGACTAAAGCAGCTCTACCTTCTTTCACGATACTCGGAACGCATGCTATTGTGGGATTTCTTGAAGTAAAAGGAGATGCTACAGAGCTTTCAGCATCTGACAAAGAAATTCCCGTGTGCGCAGCTTTTAATGCTCCACAATCATTTGCTCCATCACCACACATAGCAACATAGTAACCTAAATCTTGTAGCTCCATTACCAATTGTTGTTTCTGATCGGGCGACATTCGCGCAAAAATTGTTCCTCTTGTAACAAATTTCGAAACAAGATCCGGGAAGTATTCTCGAATCATAGCCCATGTTTTTCCCGTCATTGCAAATCTGTAGTTGTTTTTGTCATGTTCCATACGCCCTTCAAGTTCGTCAATTTTAAAACCAGCCTCGACATCTTTCAGAGATACAGATGTTGTTTGCGTAAATGTGTCTACTGTTTGGATGCTTGCCATACTATTGCTGTTACTCATGAGCGCGTAATCTCCCCCGCATCCATTAGGAGTTAATGCTTCTGTTGGACTCTTGCTCTCGCCATTTCCCTGTCCTGATAAATTATAATACAATTCGTGACCATTTGCCTTCATGTTGTTTTGGCGTGAATTTACGATAATAACATTTTGTCCTTTGGTAATCATCCCACAGTCTTTGGCAACACTCAATGCAGTTAAAATGTTATCTCCTGTTACCATAATTGTTCGGATGTTGGCTTTCATTAAACTACTTATGACACTTGTTGTATCTGCTTTCAGACGATTCTCCAAAATTACAAATCCAAGGAATTCCAAATCACATTCGATTTTTTCACGAGAAATACGCTGTATCTTTGGATAATTGACTTTTGTGGCAAGCGGTTTGTATGCGATGGCAATTATACGGTAGCCTTGTTGCGCATatatatttagtttttgatgaaaatcaatAGGTATTGTATCCGGACGACATAACGTAGAGATCATCTCAGGAGAACCCTTGCAATATACATTAAAATGTTGATCGCACAGACGTCGAGTTATCACAGACATACGTTGAAGGGAACTCGTGAATGAAAATTCACGCACAATACCAATTTCAAGAGATGCAAATTCGCCCgtaattgtttgaatttctacaaaattatatttaatgttaGGCATactctttctctttttctcaaaaaattgatacttACCAACTGCATTTGGAGGACGCACAATTGTTGGAAAAACTAAGTCGAATTTCGTGTCGTCAGAAACATTTGGCTCTTCAAGAATCCATTGCGTAGACTCAAACATCTACAGAAAAGAGAATAATGATTAAATATAATACGATAATATAAAcaataatgatattttttacttttagatcTAATGGATCTCCTTTCATTTCTCCCTGCATTAGAGTAATCGAATGACAAGTAACCATTCCATATAACAAATGATCATTTGGTAAACGTTCTATTTGTCTCAAAGGAATTTGGAACATATTCGTACAAGATTTTGGTACAACTCCCCACATATCTAAACCATCTTCTGTTAAAGTTCCGGTTTTATCGAAACAAACGCAATCAACACTTCCAGAAACATTGATCGATCGAGGACTAATACAgtaaatgtttttcttctttaaccgTTGCTGTGCGTACATTCTTCCTACTGTCATAGCAGCTGGGAGTGCAGGAGGAACTGCAATAGTTACTAAATCCAAAGATTCGACTAAAATTTTACCACTCGGTAAGCCTCTCATAATTTTCGTCACCAAAGTGTATAAAAAGCCCAAAGTTGCCACGCATCCAagcagaaaaacaaatttgtacGAATCTTGTTCAAATTTGTAATCGACAGGCGGCGGATAAAGAATAGATCTGATGAGACCTCCTTTTGCAGTAATATTTCCCGTATTTATGACTACAGCAAGTACCTTTTCACTGCCAATATAACGTGTTTGAATAACCTTTGTTCCGCAGAAAAGTGTATGGCGTGCGTGTTCTTTCGTGTCAAAGATCAATTCTTTCTTGCAGGGCAATGGCGTTTTAGTTACCGGAACACTTTCTCCCGTTAACATAGATTCATCGAGAATACAGTTGCCCGAAAGAAGAACGGCATCACATTGCATTGTACATCCATTCGACGGAATCTCCAAAATATCACCGGGAACAAGGATTTTCGTATCAACTACCTCAGATTTTCCGTTCGCTCGAAGAACACATGCTGTGTCAGAGTTTGCAACCGTACTATGTAGCGCTTGTTGattctaaaattgatttaataattcattaatataagatttttctaaaaatcattAGGTCAAATTTACCTTTCTCGTTTGTATGATGGAAAGCGTTATTCCAAAACCAGACATAAGTATAATGACGGAGGCATAGTAATAATAGTCATACGAGAACCACAAACAAACGGAGAATacttgaaaaacataaaacggATTTAAAACttccaaaaataacaaagtcaGAATTCCACGCATCGGAATAACGATCTGATTAAAGCCGTAAATAAGCCTTCTTGCATATTGCTCTTGTTCAGACAACCCCTTTTGATGATGTAACGTAGTGCTTGGAACATTCATGTCTAAACCGCGTAAAGGAAGAAAAGTGCCCATTTGTGGATCCCAAATGTATCGTAGTTTCTTGCAAATGAAATAACGAACGCTGTCAGTGTCTAAAATGCAATAAAGAAAGTCAGAAACAAGAATTTATTTGGTGAGTAAAAGAAACTTACACTTAAAGATCCCCCTATTAAGATGCACAGCTAATTGAAATCCTTTTTCATCAATATCTTCATATGGATCATCGAATTTCCCTTCATCTTTCATTTTCGCTATAGTGTTTGCATTCAACTCAAACACCTTTTTTACATGATAAATTGTATGCTTTCCTTGATAATGTTCTGTAATGAGCATCATTTCTGCACAATCAAGAGGACATTTGGTATGTGTAGCAATTAAATGCCAATGTGACCACCAATGCATTACCAAACGTAACAATCCGAGAGTTAATACAAAAGATGTGTAACAGAGAAACGCTCTCCAGCGACAATGTTTGTATCCAGTGATATAAATTTCATCGTCTTGGCTGCATTGTAATTTTGCAGAACATGATGCACGAAGTTGGtctgaaacaaataaaaagattttttattatcgtaAGTAAGGTCTTACAAAgatccattaaaaatataaaattatgaaaatatttggatgtgaacttaaaaattgcaagttaaacatttgatttgaattaatatatatttgttCATTTCAATAACTTAACAATGTCACCAACATTATGCTaagcaaatatttcaaaacattttttcctgtTATTTACCTAATATGACACTCAAAAATGCCTTAATGAGCAACTTCGATTTACTAAATTTTGCATTCAAAATATGTACCTTGAATCAGCAAGCCTGAGAATTTTAtgtctttattaaaattttaaaaggtaaaTGACATAATTAACATTACGTGATAGTTGAAAGATGAACTGATAATGAAATTGGAGCGGATTTAATTTGCTTTTCGTTAAAGTGAATGACACTccaaaatattcagaaatcaATCAAGttcattttctcataaattgttatttaatccaaaaaaaaaatctcaatattGACCAAGTTCAATTTGTTTGTTACAACttaaataaagaagaagaagtgtaATGAGAGTTGTAAGGCGTCTACGTCATATTTGTAGTtggttttgtgtttttttttagaattagttaaaattctcAATAAAGTGAAGTAATGTAACAAAACAATCACTTTCAATTAAACACAAGTGAATGAACAGTGTTGGTAAAAATACGATGATCGCAAAATTACTTGTTACCGTAGACATGTTTTAACCTCAAATCGGTGTCATTTCAAatctattttaattgattgttttgtatctttattgattttttcatgattaatAATATTCCAAGGTTCTTTCAATTGTTATTCAGTTATAACTGTAGAAATTAAGAATCTCAAGAAGCAACCAATTAgagtttttataaatcacaaaaacttGCTATACTCTTCATGTcagaaaaaaaggacaaatttaatttcaaaaattaagattaataattttaaacgataagttaattaaaaattttctaaactgCAATATTTAGACacaatataatttattcaataataaaaataaaatatgtaggtATCATAAAATGTCCAATTTCTTCATGCAgtttgaaaagtttattttttttatctttgttatgttttgtatattttaaaatagttgatttaaaacaataaataaatacttatgTTGCGCCAGTTTTTTAACTCAGATTACATAATGagtgacatttattttatcaaaatacaatacgaaaactattttttttaccttttccaAGCAATTTTGTAAATTGCTCAGGATGAGCGGCTA is part of the Culicoides brevitarsis isolate CSIRO-B50_1 chromosome 3, AGI_CSIRO_Cbre_v1, whole genome shotgun sequence genome and harbors:
- the LOC134836167 gene encoding polyamine-transporting ATPase 13A3 isoform X2, coding for MTIAILDRFTLSEDQLRASCSAKLQCSQDDEIYITGYKHCRWRAFLCYTSFVLTLGLLRLVMHWWSHWHLIATHTKCPLDCAEMMLITEHYQGKHTIYHVKKVFELNANTIAKMKDEGKFDDPYEDIDEKGFQLAVHLNRGIFKYTDSVRYFICKKLRYIWDPQMGTFLPLRGLDMNVPSTTLHHQKGLSEQEQYARRLIYGFNQIVIPMRGILTLLFLEVLNPFYVFQVFSVCLWFSYDYYYYASVIILMSGFGITLSIIQTRKNQQALHSTVANSDTACVLRANGKSEVVDTKILVPGDILEIPSNGCTMQCDAVLLSGNCILDESMLTGESVPVTKTPLPCKKELIFDTKEHARHTLFCGTKVIQTRYIGSEKVLAVVINTGNITAKGGLIRSILYPPPVDYKFEQDSYKFVFLLGCVATLGFLYTLVTKIMRGLPSGKILVESLDLVTIAVPPALPAAMTVGRMYAQQRLKKKNIYCISPRSINVSGSVDCVCFDKTGTLTEDGLDMWGVVPKSCTNMFQIPLRQIERLPNDHLLYGMVTCHSITLMQGEMKGDPLDLKMFESTQWILEEPNVSDDTKFDLVFPTIVRPPNAVEIQTITGEFASLEIGIVREFSFTSSLQRMSVITRRLCDQHFNVYCKGSPEMISTLCRPDTIPIDFHQKLNIYAQQGYRIIAIAYKPLATKVNYPKIQRISREKIECDLEFLGFVILENRLKADTTSVISSLMKANIRTIMVTGDNILTALSVAKDCGMITKGQNVIIVNSRQNNMKANGHELYYNLSGQGNGESKSPTEALTPNGCGGDYALMSNSNSMASIQTVDTFTQTTSVSLKDVEAGFKIDELEGRMEHDKNNYRFAMTGKTWAMIREYFPDLVSKFVTRGTIFARMSPDQKQQLVMELQDLGYYVAMCGDGANDCGALKAAHTGISLSDAESSVASPFTSRNPTIACVPSIVKEGRAALVTSFGIFKYMAAYSLVQFASVIILYSIDSNLTDWEYLYIDLFMISIFAFFFGKTESYDGPLTKQAPLNSLIAMSPIASLALHLIVAISFQIIGWYHVKAQPWFEPFVFTEDKEEKNQLGCHENYTIFVISCFQYIILAFVFSKGAPYRKSVISNYGFLISILVNTTITVYIALFPSDWLAEHMGLVVPPDMNFRLTLIGYGIVSFIIALIIEMLIIEYFLSNKLRYKFHNIHKSHKKFLAIENDLRRNPNWPPISSLTSEILPNIDDKSSPMSFAELSVVENTDVDATTLEQSSILNSFFEQYEELDDVMVDHPSSESKSSPEPKSPSISSVLGLEQALPGMVRARQDSGIELGIGNNANGIKSPVKGLNSSQNDAQVLLNGHDDANNRDELEMLNINSSQCETSYYTKEKNSKEES
- the LOC134836167 gene encoding polyamine-transporting ATPase 13A3 isoform X3, producing the protein MTTKYHTFETNQLRASCSAKLQCSQDDEIYITGYKHCRWRAFLCYTSFVLTLGLLRLVMHWWSHWHLIATHTKCPLDCAEMMLITEHYQGKHTIYHVKKVFELNANTIAKMKDEGKFDDPYEDIDEKGFQLAVHLNRGIFKYTDSVRYFICKKLRYIWDPQMGTFLPLRGLDMNVPSTTLHHQKGLSEQEQYARRLIYGFNQIVIPMRGILTLLFLEVLNPFYVFQVFSVCLWFSYDYYYYASVIILMSGFGITLSIIQTRKNQQALHSTVANSDTACVLRANGKSEVVDTKILVPGDILEIPSNGCTMQCDAVLLSGNCILDESMLTGESVPVTKTPLPCKKELIFDTKEHARHTLFCGTKVIQTRYIGSEKVLAVVINTGNITAKGGLIRSILYPPPVDYKFEQDSYKFVFLLGCVATLGFLYTLVTKIMRGLPSGKILVESLDLVTIAVPPALPAAMTVGRMYAQQRLKKKNIYCISPRSINVSGSVDCVCFDKTGTLTEDGLDMWGVVPKSCTNMFQIPLRQIERLPNDHLLYGMVTCHSITLMQGEMKGDPLDLKMFESTQWILEEPNVSDDTKFDLVFPTIVRPPNAVEIQTITGEFASLEIGIVREFSFTSSLQRMSVITRRLCDQHFNVYCKGSPEMISTLCRPDTIPIDFHQKLNIYAQQGYRIIAIAYKPLATKVNYPKIQRISREKIECDLEFLGFVILENRLKADTTSVISSLMKANIRTIMVTGDNILTALSVAKDCGMITKGQNVIIVNSRQNNMKANGHELYYNLSGQGNGESKSPTEALTPNGCGGDYALMSNSNSMASIQTVDTFTQTTSVSLKDVEAGFKIDELEGRMEHDKNNYRFAMTGKTWAMIREYFPDLVSKFVTRGTIFARMSPDQKQQLVMELQDLGYYVAMCGDGANDCGALKAAHTGISLSDAESSVASPFTSRNPTIACVPSIVKEGRAALVTSFGIFKYMAAYSLVQFASVIILYSIDSNLTDWEYLYIDLFMISIFAFFFGKTESYDGPLTKQAPLNSLIAMSPIASLALHLIVAISFQIIGWYHVKAQPWFEPFVFTEDKEEKNQLGCHENYTIFVISCFQYIILAFVFSKGAPYRKSVISNYGFLISILVNTTITVYIALFPSDWLAEHMGLVVPPDMNFRLTLIGYGIVSFIIALIIEMLIIEYFLSNKLRYKFHNIHKSHKKFLAIENDLRRNPNWPPISSLTSEILPNIDDKSSPMSFAELSVVENTDVDATTLEQSSILNSFFEQYEELDDVMVDHPSSESKSSPEPKSPSISSVLGLEQALPGMVRARQDSGIELGIGNNANGIKSPVKGLNSSQNDAQVLLNGHDDANNRDELEMLNINSSQCETSYYTKEKNSKEES
- the LOC134836167 gene encoding polyamine-transporting ATPase 13A3 isoform X1, with the protein product MNINRKNYSRFSLRFQRKDSDSTNNFYSVNNGNSHRVSEKNQQNEEQQHQNRVLLTQRSYERCREIAAHPEQFTKLLGKDQLRASCSAKLQCSQDDEIYITGYKHCRWRAFLCYTSFVLTLGLLRLVMHWWSHWHLIATHTKCPLDCAEMMLITEHYQGKHTIYHVKKVFELNANTIAKMKDEGKFDDPYEDIDEKGFQLAVHLNRGIFKYTDSVRYFICKKLRYIWDPQMGTFLPLRGLDMNVPSTTLHHQKGLSEQEQYARRLIYGFNQIVIPMRGILTLLFLEVLNPFYVFQVFSVCLWFSYDYYYYASVIILMSGFGITLSIIQTRKNQQALHSTVANSDTACVLRANGKSEVVDTKILVPGDILEIPSNGCTMQCDAVLLSGNCILDESMLTGESVPVTKTPLPCKKELIFDTKEHARHTLFCGTKVIQTRYIGSEKVLAVVINTGNITAKGGLIRSILYPPPVDYKFEQDSYKFVFLLGCVATLGFLYTLVTKIMRGLPSGKILVESLDLVTIAVPPALPAAMTVGRMYAQQRLKKKNIYCISPRSINVSGSVDCVCFDKTGTLTEDGLDMWGVVPKSCTNMFQIPLRQIERLPNDHLLYGMVTCHSITLMQGEMKGDPLDLKMFESTQWILEEPNVSDDTKFDLVFPTIVRPPNAVEIQTITGEFASLEIGIVREFSFTSSLQRMSVITRRLCDQHFNVYCKGSPEMISTLCRPDTIPIDFHQKLNIYAQQGYRIIAIAYKPLATKVNYPKIQRISREKIECDLEFLGFVILENRLKADTTSVISSLMKANIRTIMVTGDNILTALSVAKDCGMITKGQNVIIVNSRQNNMKANGHELYYNLSGQGNGESKSPTEALTPNGCGGDYALMSNSNSMASIQTVDTFTQTTSVSLKDVEAGFKIDELEGRMEHDKNNYRFAMTGKTWAMIREYFPDLVSKFVTRGTIFARMSPDQKQQLVMELQDLGYYVAMCGDGANDCGALKAAHTGISLSDAESSVASPFTSRNPTIACVPSIVKEGRAALVTSFGIFKYMAAYSLVQFASVIILYSIDSNLTDWEYLYIDLFMISIFAFFFGKTESYDGPLTKQAPLNSLIAMSPIASLALHLIVAISFQIIGWYHVKAQPWFEPFVFTEDKEEKNQLGCHENYTIFVISCFQYIILAFVFSKGAPYRKSVISNYGFLISILVNTTITVYIALFPSDWLAEHMGLVVPPDMNFRLTLIGYGIVSFIIALIIEMLIIEYFLSNKLRYKFHNIHKSHKKFLAIENDLRRNPNWPPISSLTSEILPNIDDKSSPMSFAELSVVENTDVDATTLEQSSILNSFFEQYEELDDVMVDHPSSESKSSPEPKSPSISSVLGLEQALPGMVRARQDSGIELGIGNNANGIKSPVKGLNSSQNDAQVLLNGHDDANNRDELEMLNINSSQCETSYYTKEKNSKEES